The Chloroflexota bacterium genome window below encodes:
- the lepB gene encoding signal peptidase I, with product MDTQLQPVAEPESTLEPVQAGTSSEYPESNTSQSDLTPDTGSESSASHRKALLRELVETIVLTLVIFLLVRTVVQNFRVDGMSMEPNFHNGQFLLVSKLAYRLGEPNPGDVVVFHYPRDPSRDFIKRIVGLPGDTVEIRSGQVVVDGQPVENLIETVPSNYSTGLTELGPDEIFVLGDNRPNSSDSHSWGALPMDLVVGKVILSYWPPESWGLVKPPDGT from the coding sequence TTGGATACGCAGTTGCAACCTGTTGCCGAACCTGAATCCACGCTGGAACCCGTTCAAGCCGGTACCAGCAGCGAATATCCCGAGTCAAACACGAGCCAGTCCGATCTCACACCTGACACCGGTAGCGAATCGTCGGCATCCCACCGAAAAGCCCTCCTTCGCGAACTGGTGGAAACCATCGTCCTCACACTGGTCATCTTCCTTCTGGTGCGAACTGTCGTTCAGAATTTCCGTGTGGACGGCATGAGTATGGAACCTAACTTTCACAATGGGCAGTTCCTACTGGTCAGCAAGTTGGCCTATCGGCTGGGAGAACCGAACCCCGGAGATGTCGTCGTATTTCACTATCCACGGGATCCCAGTCGTGATTTCATCAAACGAATCGTAGGACTGCCGGGTGACACCGTGGAGATCCGCAGCGGACAAGTCGTGGTCGACGGGCAACCTGTAGAGAACCTGATCGAGACGGTTCCTTCCAATTACTCTACCGGCCTGACCGAACTCGGGCCGGATGAGATCTTTGTGCTGGGAGATAATCGGCCAAACTCCAGCGACTCTCATAGTTGGGGTGCCTTGCCAATGGACCTGGTCGTTGGCAAGGTTATTCTGAGCTATTGGCCACCGGAATCCTGGGGCCTCGTCAAGCCCCCTGACGGCACATAA